The Desulfovibrio inopinatus DSM 10711 region AGCAAGGGGCTTCGGCCCCTCTTCAGGAGAACACTATGAAACTATTGAAGCATAAGAAAAACGGCTGGACGTCTCCATACAACGAATCGTGGGCCAAATCCGGGAAGTTCGAAATTATCGAAGCTCCTGATCATGACGACGTTGAGAAAAAAAGCGCGTCTCCCAAAAAACAAACCGCGTCGGCTATCGATAAGAAGAAGGAGTAGGTCATGGCGCGAACGTGTGGAGAACTTGCTGATGATATCCGCCAAATCTTGTTCGATCCGACTGGCATACGGTGGGATAACGATGAGATAATGAAGTGGATCAATCTTGCTCGTAAAGAGATATGCAAATACAAGCCTGATCTCTTTGTCAAAACGAAAACTGTGATCCTTGTGGCTGGCACAAAACAAAGTCTTCCGAGTTCCGCTATACGTATTGTCAAAGTTGTGCGGAATATGGGGACAACGGGAACATCTCCGGGGAGATCGATAACACTGACCGATCTCAAGATTTTGGAGAACCTTCCCGGATGGCATGCACACGATCCGTCCAGTGTTGTATTGCACTGGACGTTTGATGATCGCAGTCCCAAATCGTTTTATATCTTCCCTCCTCAACCCGCGACAGGACAAGGCTATGTGGAGATCATCTACATAGATTCCCCTGGAAATCTTACGATTAGTCAAGAGCTGGATATTGATGTCACGTATGAGTCGGATATCCTCAACTACGTTTTGGGGATGTGTTACCGCAAAGACGCTGATTTCGCCGGTAACGATAAACGATCCCAGGGTCATTTAAATGATTTCTATCGATCAATGGGGTCGCGTGAACAGCTTGAAATGATTGATGATCCAAATATTCGTTCCGCGGCCGGTCCACGCTCTTTGATTACGAGAGAGGGGAAATAAATGCTTTCCCCTGATTCTGTCATCTCGCTTGTCAGACCGGTTTGCCCTGACGCTCCTGTTCCATTTATCGCGATGGTCGTTTCGTCCGTTCTGGACGACTTTTGTAAGCGATCCATGGTCTGGAATACCACTCTCGACCCCATACACTGCGTCCCGGGACAGGTCGAATACGATCTCGATCCACCGTACGGCTCCAGGGTAAACATCTTGACGAGCGTTATGCGCGATGGTGCTCCGTTTTCCATGTATGACTTCAACGGAGTAGTGCTCACGTTAAACGTCGTCCCCAAAGGGCCCTATACGCTTGATGTCGACGCCGTCTTGTCGCCGACTCCTGATGCGACATCGCTCCCTGATCTCCTGACTCCGTGGATTCAAGATATTGCTCACGGTGTTACCGGACGACTCATGGCCATGCCCCAGAAGCCATGGTCCAATCAGATGGCCGAATACTACCTGTCGCAGTTCAATCATGCCGTCAATCGAGTGCGTCTTAATGCCAATCATAAAAATTCGATATCGTCGTTACGCGTGAGTCCTCGACGATTTCGTTAGTTATAAGGATATGTTATGTCCGCTATGTCCAACTACCTCGAGCAATCGCTTATCAATGCAATTCTGCGCGCTACTGCATTTTCCAGCCCGAATGTTGCGGACTTGCACCTTGCTCTCTTTGTGGCTGATCCAACCGATGCCAATATCACGACAAACGAGGTGAGCGCATCGTGGTACGAACGTCAACCAACCGGAACGTGGACCGCCCCCGGAGCGGAAAGTGGTCAGAGCTCCAATACGTCTTCTGTCACATTCCCTGCTGTCTCTGGAGATTCCGTGACAATCACGCATTTCGGTATTTATGATTCGTCTCTTTCCGGGAATTTGCTGCTCCATGGCCCTCTCACGACGCCCAAAACGATGGACGACGCCGACGTCGTCTCTTTTGCCCCCGGTTCGCTTGTTGTAACGATGGCGTAAGATGT contains the following coding sequences:
- a CDS encoding DUF6682 family protein, which gives rise to MARTCGELADDIRQILFDPTGIRWDNDEIMKWINLARKEICKYKPDLFVKTKTVILVAGTKQSLPSSAIRIVKVVRNMGTTGTSPGRSITLTDLKILENLPGWHAHDPSSVVLHWTFDDRSPKSFYIFPPQPATGQGYVEIIYIDSPGNLTISQELDIDVTYESDILNYVLGMCYRKDADFAGNDKRSQGHLNDFYRSMGSREQLEMIDDPNIRSAAGPRSLITREGK
- a CDS encoding phage tail fiber protein, which encodes MSAMSNYLEQSLINAILRATAFSSPNVADLHLALFVADPTDANITTNEVSASWYERQPTGTWTAPGAESGQSSNTSSVTFPAVSGDSVTITHFGIYDSSLSGNLLLHGPLTTPKTMDDADVVSFAPGSLVVTMA